A genomic stretch from Microbacterium proteolyticum includes:
- a CDS encoding lactonase family protein has protein sequence MRFWVGAYAPDTGSAEGIGILQAGEADAPGAGGPLGMVGTAVAAPGSPSWIATHPTLDVLYAALESDGTVQAYRRTSETRLAPAGPPVEAGAAVCHVAVAPDASFLVASCWGDGRVVRIDLDAAGRPSRPFVAEEANDPYGSAPGEDTVSTGARVSGAVVPDLAAAARALRAAAGEEFSHLVPAYDEVPETDAESEEAAAGARVSRAHHATFLPGGLIATTDMGLDLVRFWRPGVGALRLAQEVVLPKGSGPRHGLWHPSGHLYVVAELSREVFVLAADRTGRWHVISGQPLLGTLDTDTAAELCASRDGSTLYAGVRGSDTVGVLAVRGAGNALQLTALAETGTHWPRHHVVVHDTLLVAGQRADEIVSLPLDLRTGVPGRVRHRTPSPSPTRLLPMR, from the coding sequence ATGCGTTTCTGGGTCGGCGCCTACGCCCCCGACACGGGGTCGGCGGAGGGCATCGGCATCCTGCAGGCCGGCGAGGCCGACGCACCCGGCGCCGGGGGTCCGCTCGGGATGGTGGGCACGGCGGTCGCGGCGCCCGGCTCGCCCTCCTGGATCGCCACGCATCCGACTCTCGACGTGCTCTACGCCGCGCTCGAGTCCGACGGCACGGTGCAGGCGTACCGCCGCACGTCCGAGACGCGCCTCGCGCCGGCGGGCCCTCCCGTGGAGGCGGGTGCGGCTGTCTGTCACGTCGCCGTCGCGCCCGACGCGTCGTTCCTCGTCGCGAGCTGCTGGGGCGACGGTCGCGTGGTGCGGATCGACCTGGATGCCGCGGGCCGACCGTCGCGTCCGTTCGTGGCCGAGGAGGCGAACGACCCCTACGGCTCCGCGCCGGGCGAAGACACCGTCTCGACGGGTGCACGCGTGTCGGGTGCCGTCGTGCCCGATCTCGCCGCCGCTGCCCGTGCGCTACGCGCGGCGGCCGGCGAGGAGTTCTCGCACCTCGTCCCCGCGTACGACGAGGTGCCCGAGACGGATGCCGAGTCGGAAGAAGCGGCGGCCGGCGCCCGCGTCTCGCGAGCGCACCACGCCACGTTCCTGCCGGGCGGACTCATCGCCACCACGGACATGGGGCTCGACCTCGTCCGTTTCTGGCGGCCCGGGGTCGGCGCACTCCGCCTGGCGCAGGAGGTCGTGCTGCCGAAGGGCAGCGGTCCGCGGCACGGCCTCTGGCACCCGTCGGGCCACCTCTACGTCGTCGCCGAACTCAGCCGCGAGGTGTTCGTCCTGGCCGCCGACCGCACAGGCCGGTGGCACGTGATCTCGGGCCAGCCGCTGCTCGGCACCCTCGATACCGACACCGCCGCCGAGCTCTGCGCGAGCCGCGACGGATCGACGCTGTACGCCGGCGTGCGGGGCAGCGACACCGTCGGCGTGCTCGCGGTGCGCGGCGCCGGAAACGCGCTGCAACTGACCGCGCTCGCCGAGACCGGAACGCACTGGCCGCGACACCACGTCGTCGTCCACGACACCCTCCTCGTCGCCGGTCAGCGAGCGGACGAGATCGTGTCCCTGCCGCTCGATCTCCGGACCGGCGTTCCGGGACGGGTGCGCCACCGCACGCCGTCGCCGTCGCCGACGCGCCTGCTACCGATGCGCTGA